The following proteins are encoded in a genomic region of Aquifex aeolicus VF5:
- a CDS encoding ABC transporter permease yields the protein MENLIYLYSYLFVLMTLAISHREGLGIEKEIFLSSLRTLVQLLLLAYLLHYILKLESLTSQFLVFTIMTLIASVIFTERSKSLKLFPVVYLSITFSYAFPILLLIFLKVLKPEPHEVIPFGGLIIGNTLNSLSLFYDRIKGEIKNRKEEIEAKVALGATLLQACEDVIRDSIRMALIPKLNWLKSAGLVHIPGVAVGLLVAGVSPLKAILFQIVILYTLLFSGISGSSILAYLGIREIFRKAFK from the coding sequence ATGGAAAACTTGATTTACCTTTACTCCTACCTTTTCGTCCTCATGACGCTTGCCATATCCCACAGGGAAGGGCTCGGTATTGAAAAGGAGATATTCCTCTCTTCCCTCAGAACACTTGTTCAGTTGCTTTTACTCGCTTACTTACTCCACTACATACTTAAGCTAGAAAGTTTAACATCACAGTTTTTAGTTTTTACGATAATGACTTTAATAGCTTCGGTAATTTTTACGGAGAGGTCAAAAAGCTTAAAACTTTTTCCCGTAGTTTACCTTTCAATAACCTTTTCCTACGCTTTTCCCATTCTCCTTTTGATTTTTCTGAAAGTTTTAAAACCTGAACCCCACGAGGTTATACCCTTCGGCGGGTTGATAATAGGGAATACCCTAAACTCCCTTTCCTTGTTCTACGACAGGATTAAGGGAGAGATAAAAAACAGAAAGGAGGAGATAGAGGCAAAGGTAGCCCTCGGGGCTACGCTACTTCAGGCTTGTGAGGACGTGATAAGGGACAGCATAAGAATGGCTCTTATCCCGAAGCTCAACTGGCTAAAGTCCGCGGGACTTGTCCACATTCCGGGTGTTGCTGTGGGACTGCTTGTTGCAGGGGTGAGTCCTCTAAAGGCTATCCTATTCCAGATAGTAATTCTCTACACACTTCTCTTCTCTGGAATTTCTGGAAGCTCTATCCTCGCATACCTGGGCATAAGGGAAATTTTCAGGAAAGCTTTTAAGTGA
- a CDS encoding PilZ domain-containing protein yields the protein MELLREFLRNYGERFKEELENLVKKYVQGEEDVVLLKMDERCLILPFLNVGDFFYMKARELTEPVKLEVLQKRDSEVLARAISYEETYIEKRQHVRVQPDKPIPVYIKEKDTVGSILDISVGGIGVFLKEKVVEPEEVVTLEFELEGEEIKTKGECRYTIPYRAGYRAGFKFVDLSTRYENIIGRYVMKRQMEILKELKESMI from the coding sequence ATGGAACTTTTGAGGGAGTTTTTAAGGAATTACGGGGAAAGGTTTAAAGAAGAGCTCGAGAACTTAGTAAAGAAGTACGTTCAGGGCGAAGAGGACGTCGTTCTTTTAAAAATGGATGAACGTTGTTTAATACTACCGTTTTTGAATGTAGGCGACTTTTTTTACATGAAAGCGAGAGAACTTACCGAGCCAGTGAAGTTGGAGGTTCTGCAAAAAAGAGACAGTGAAGTACTCGCAAGGGCAATATCTTACGAAGAGACCTATATAGAAAAGAGGCAGCACGTAAGAGTTCAGCCTGACAAACCCATACCCGTTTACATAAAGGAAAAGGACACCGTGGGAAGTATACTCGACATTTCCGTAGGCGGAATTGGTGTCTTTCTTAAAGAAAAGGTCGTAGAACCGGAAGAGGTGGTGACTCTCGAGTTTGAACTGGAAGGGGAGGAGATAAAAACAAAAGGGGAGTGCAGGTACACAATCCCCTACAGAGCGGGATACAGGGCTGGTTTTAAGTTCGTGGATCTCAGCACGAGGTACGAGAACATTATCGGAAGGTACGTTATGAAGAGACAGATGGAAATCCTCAAGGAGCTTAAAGAGAGTATGATATGA
- the flhA gene encoding flagellar biosynthesis protein FlhA, whose amino-acid sequence MRGKEFWIILAVVLILSAIIIPIPALLLDLLLTLSITFSLTVLLLTFFIKNPLEFSSFPSVLLLGTLLRLSLNIAAARRILLHGHEGTHAAGKVIEAFGKLVAGGDVVVGLIVFLIFIVINFIVITKGAERISEVAARFTLDALPGKQMSIDADLNAGLITEEEAKRRRQELEKEANFYAAMDGASKFIRGDAIAALIILFLSLVGGLLIGIGIRGMDLASAVKTYTILSIGEGLASQVPALLLSTAAGVLTTKMSSRENLGEAISEELTKQPRALLFSAGVLGFIGLIPGLPTLPFLAMSAILAGAYYLVQQSLKERELKELEKLAQEKTKEKEEEGEELIPQPEPITLEIGYALIPLVDESQGGQIPKKIKNLRKQIAKEYGVIVPLIHIRDNLRLKPNEYRILIKGIEIDRYELMPGHYLAVNLGNAKGPIEGIETYDPAFKIKAYWITEDKKEEAQKLGYMVVDAETVLITHLSEVIKRNLHELLTRNEVMELIEMLSKKYPKVVKEIVPEQVPISIIHRVLQNLLREGIPVNDLLTILETLADYIEQTKDPDLLTEYVRQALSKRITRMYLTNGTLYAIALSPKVEAKLVKFLKENREDEFIDYVLNTLLPKIKNEIVKFAQYGAVPVLLTSGEVRRFVRKTIEPYLSELAVLSYNELEKQVNIKIIGIVDED is encoded by the coding sequence ATGAGGGGAAAAGAGTTCTGGATAATACTCGCGGTAGTATTAATCCTCTCCGCGATAATAATCCCTATACCCGCCCTTCTTCTGGATTTACTCCTCACCCTTTCAATAACCTTTTCCTTAACGGTTCTCCTTTTGACTTTTTTCATTAAAAACCCTCTTGAGTTCTCTTCATTTCCCTCAGTTTTGCTCCTCGGAACACTCTTGAGGCTTTCTCTCAACATAGCGGCGGCGAGGAGGATACTCCTTCACGGACACGAAGGAACGCATGCAGCTGGTAAAGTAATAGAAGCCTTCGGGAAACTCGTGGCTGGAGGGGACGTGGTAGTAGGTTTAATAGTCTTCCTGATATTCATAGTAATTAACTTCATAGTCATTACGAAGGGTGCGGAAAGGATTTCGGAAGTGGCGGCTAGGTTTACTCTGGACGCCCTTCCCGGAAAGCAGATGTCCATAGACGCGGATCTGAACGCAGGTCTCATAACGGAAGAGGAGGCAAAAAGAAGAAGGCAGGAACTCGAAAAGGAAGCCAACTTCTACGCAGCGATGGACGGTGCGAGCAAGTTCATAAGAGGAGACGCAATAGCGGCCCTGATAATCCTCTTCCTGAGTTTAGTGGGAGGACTGTTGATAGGGATAGGTATAAGGGGAATGGATCTGGCGAGTGCGGTAAAGACTTACACCATACTTTCCATAGGTGAAGGTCTGGCTTCTCAGGTTCCGGCCCTGCTCCTTTCAACAGCGGCAGGTGTTCTAACCACAAAGATGTCCTCAAGGGAAAACCTCGGAGAGGCTATCAGTGAGGAACTAACGAAGCAGCCAAGGGCACTTCTCTTTTCCGCAGGCGTTCTCGGTTTTATAGGTCTCATTCCCGGGCTTCCTACCCTTCCTTTCCTCGCTATGTCAGCAATCCTTGCCGGAGCTTACTACCTCGTTCAACAATCCCTGAAGGAAAGGGAGTTAAAGGAACTGGAAAAATTGGCACAGGAGAAGACTAAGGAAAAGGAAGAGGAAGGGGAAGAGTTGATTCCTCAGCCCGAGCCCATAACCCTTGAGATAGGCTACGCCCTCATCCCGCTCGTTGACGAGTCTCAGGGCGGACAGATACCGAAGAAGATAAAGAACTTGAGGAAGCAAATAGCGAAAGAGTACGGAGTGATCGTTCCCCTCATTCACATAAGGGATAACCTTAGGCTAAAACCAAACGAGTACAGGATACTGATAAAAGGTATTGAGATAGACAGGTACGAACTTATGCCCGGGCACTACCTCGCGGTGAACCTTGGAAACGCAAAAGGTCCAATAGAAGGAATAGAGACTTACGACCCCGCCTTTAAGATAAAGGCTTACTGGATTACGGAAGACAAAAAGGAAGAAGCTCAGAAGCTCGGTTACATGGTAGTGGACGCGGAAACGGTTTTAATCACGCACCTCTCGGAAGTGATAAAGAGGAACCTTCACGAACTCCTTACCAGAAACGAAGTAATGGAACTTATAGAAATGCTTTCTAAGAAGTATCCGAAAGTCGTAAAGGAAATAGTCCCGGAACAGGTTCCCATATCCATAATACACAGGGTTCTCCAGAATTTACTGAGGGAGGGCATACCCGTAAACGACCTGCTCACCATACTCGAAACACTTGCGGACTACATAGAACAGACCAAAGACCCGGACCTCTTAACGGAGTATGTAAGGCAGGCACTCTCTAAACGCATAACAAGGATGTACCTTACCAACGGAACTCTTTACGCAATAGCCCTGTCTCCGAAAGTAGAGGCTAAACTCGTGAAATTTTTAAAAGAGAACAGGGAAGACGAGTTCATAGACTACGTTCTGAATACACTCCTTCCGAAGATAAAGAACGAGATTGTCAAGTTTGCCCAGTACGGAGCTGTTCCGGTTTTGTTAACTTCCGGGGAAGTGAGGCGGTTTGTGAGAAAAACGATAGAGCCCTACCTTTCCGAACTTGCGGTTCTATCTTACAACGAACTAGAAAAGCAAGTTAATATAAAAATTATAGGTATAGTGGATGAAGATTGA
- a CDS encoding flagellar biosynthesis protein FlhF: MKIEKIEVNSLQEAIEIVERRFGENAVILSSRVIRKNRFGFLPIFRKKILEVTVGIREEEDFRKEFERERELIKEIENLKKIVNELINNGEVKGEKIVEKGSDTYAPRVKRYLEKLVIKNISKNIAEKIIQDACGYDIDNKIYDFKDEPYTSLRESIEKNIKLNEEFIQNPPKVVALVGPTGVGKTTTLAKLAHLFKKNKKKVGIISLDCFRVGAFEQLKAFAEVLEVPFKLADSPRAFNIQLLEMDDRDVILVDTAGRSHYDVIRLKELETYFKVSDISVYLTLAANLSELVMYEAIMQFGMFSISGLIFTKLDETPYPGSMVNVAYRTQYPVVCFTMGQSIPEDIVVANYDYLVRLILEDEDEVRPATQLA; this comes from the coding sequence ATGAAGATTGAGAAAATAGAGGTAAACTCCTTACAGGAAGCTATAGAGATAGTGGAGAGGAGGTTTGGAGAAAACGCGGTAATACTTTCCTCAAGAGTTATTAGGAAAAACAGGTTTGGCTTTTTACCCATATTCAGGAAGAAGATACTGGAAGTAACAGTTGGTATTCGAGAAGAAGAGGACTTTAGAAAGGAATTTGAAAGGGAGAGGGAACTTATAAAAGAAATAGAAAACCTGAAAAAGATTGTAAACGAACTCATAAACAACGGAGAGGTCAAAGGGGAAAAAATCGTAGAAAAGGGTTCCGACACTTACGCGCCGAGAGTAAAAAGGTATTTGGAAAAGCTCGTTATAAAGAACATAAGTAAGAACATAGCGGAGAAGATAATTCAGGACGCATGCGGTTACGATATAGACAACAAGATTTACGACTTCAAGGATGAACCTTACACTTCGTTGAGAGAAAGCATAGAGAAAAACATAAAACTGAATGAGGAGTTTATTCAAAACCCGCCGAAAGTTGTCGCTTTGGTTGGACCAACTGGTGTGGGGAAAACCACTACTCTTGCAAAGCTTGCCCACCTCTTCAAGAAGAACAAGAAGAAGGTAGGTATTATTTCCCTTGATTGTTTCAGAGTTGGGGCTTTTGAGCAGTTAAAAGCTTTTGCGGAAGTACTGGAAGTTCCCTTCAAACTTGCGGACTCGCCGAGAGCCTTTAACATTCAACTCCTCGAAATGGACGACAGGGATGTAATACTCGTAGATACCGCGGGAAGGAGTCATTACGATGTCATAAGACTCAAGGAACTTGAAACGTATTTTAAAGTCTCCGACATAAGCGTATACCTCACACTTGCGGCGAACCTTTCCGAACTCGTCATGTACGAAGCCATAATGCAGTTTGGAATGTTCTCTATAAGCGGGCTTATATTCACAAAGCTCGACGAGACACCTTATCCAGGGAGTATGGTAAACGTAGCCTACAGAACCCAGTATCCGGTTGTGTGCTTCACGATGGGGCAATCCATACCTGAAGACATTGTGGTTGCAAATTACGATTACTTAGTCCGATTAATCTTAGAGGATGAAGATGAAGTTAGACCAGCAACTCAACTTGCTTAA
- a CDS encoding MinD/ParA family protein — MKLDQQLNLLKHMLGKSKGTRYISVSSGKGGVGKTLVSINIGEILSERGKRVLIFDGDLGLSNVHLMYGIAPTKDLSDLIKGFATIEELPVKVNEHLYFISGGSGFQELADLPKERLTTIVQKLYEYAEDNFDYVVIDTPPGIHRTTVMLTSCADIPIILTTPEPTALMDAYALIKVINREEGVENFYVIINKADSYAEAKAVAESLSLMVMKYTNARVNFIGFMHYRKNLIRNVVDQKPVDKNFKEELREALINLDLEVNGKEGFWSKILKKLGV, encoded by the coding sequence ATGAAGTTAGACCAGCAACTCAACTTGCTTAAACATATGCTCGGAAAGAGCAAGGGCACGCGTTACATATCCGTGTCCAGCGGGAAAGGAGGTGTAGGGAAAACACTCGTCTCCATAAACATAGGCGAGATATTATCGGAAAGGGGAAAGAGAGTTCTCATATTCGACGGAGACCTCGGGCTTAGTAACGTCCACTTGATGTACGGTATAGCTCCAACCAAAGACCTGAGCGACCTAATAAAAGGCTTTGCTACAATAGAGGAACTTCCCGTAAAAGTAAACGAACACCTCTACTTCATATCAGGAGGTAGCGGCTTTCAGGAACTCGCAGACCTTCCGAAGGAGAGGTTAACGACGATAGTCCAAAAACTCTACGAGTACGCGGAAGACAACTTTGATTACGTCGTGATAGACACACCTCCGGGGATACATAGAACTACAGTTATGCTCACTTCCTGCGCGGACATACCTATAATACTTACCACCCCTGAGCCCACAGCGCTCATGGACGCCTATGCACTCATAAAGGTGATAAACAGAGAAGAGGGAGTGGAGAACTTTTACGTGATAATAAACAAGGCGGACAGCTACGCGGAGGCAAAAGCTGTAGCGGAGAGCTTATCCTTAATGGTTATGAAGTACACAAACGCAAGAGTAAACTTCATCGGATTTATGCACTACAGGAAGAATTTAATAAGGAATGTGGTGGATCAGAAACCAGTAGATAAGAACTTCAAGGAGGAGCTGAGGGAAGCGCTTATAAACCTCGACCTTGAAGTGAACGGAAAAGAAGGATTCTGGAGTAAAATACTCAAGAAGCTGGGCGTATGA
- a CDS encoding sigma-70 family RNA polymerase sigma factor, which yields MKNPYSNQIEREELILKYLPLVKAIATNIKKHLPEDVDIRDLISYGVIGLIKAVDNLSTENPKRAEAYIKLRIKGAIYDYLRSLDFGSRQVREKERRIKEVVEKLKEKLGREPTDEEVAKELGISTEELFKTLDKINFSYILSLEEVFRDFARDYSELIPSSTNVEEEVIKRELTEKVKEAVSKLPEREKLVIQLIFYEELPAKEVAKILETSVSRVSQLKAKALERLREMLSNPL from the coding sequence ATGAAAAACCCTTACAGCAACCAAATAGAAAGAGAAGAATTAATACTGAAGTACCTGCCCTTAGTAAAGGCGATAGCGACAAACATAAAAAAACATCTGCCCGAAGACGTGGACATAAGGGATCTCATCAGTTATGGCGTTATAGGACTAATAAAAGCCGTAGACAATTTAAGCACGGAGAATCCTAAAAGAGCGGAGGCTTACATAAAACTGAGGATAAAGGGAGCCATATACGATTACCTCAGGAGCCTGGATTTTGGAAGCAGACAGGTAAGGGAAAAAGAAAGAAGGATTAAGGAAGTTGTGGAAAAACTGAAGGAAAAACTCGGAAGAGAGCCCACGGACGAAGAAGTAGCAAAGGAGCTCGGCATTTCCACAGAAGAGCTTTTTAAGACCCTTGATAAGATCAACTTTTCTTACATCTTGAGCCTTGAAGAAGTCTTCAGAGACTTTGCAAGGGATTACTCGGAACTCATACCGAGTTCAACGAACGTAGAAGAAGAAGTTATTAAGAGGGAACTCACGGAAAAGGTAAAAGAAGCGGTTTCAAAACTTCCCGAAAGAGAAAAACTCGTCATTCAATTGATTTTTTACGAAGAACTTCCCGCAAAGGAAGTTGCAAAAATTCTCGAAACCTCCGTTTCCCGTGTCTCTCAACTGAAGGCAAAAGCCCTAGAACGCTTAAGGGAAATGCTCTCTAATCCTCTATAA
- a CDS encoding tetratricopeptide repeat protein, translating into MRVFVDKKREAQEKLQRVLEEERHDIPKLISSLKKLMQEDPYYLESYVYLAEILENEGHIKEAEEILIDALNKAMELIKDEDGNLPDRLEWKYETNRHIIKAILEAGIMFWEVGDVDRALEVLKMLYKLDPEDPVGVRYYILAILEGMGFEEFELTFGKNGGYDTESLEKWFENHKEKLEEFIED; encoded by the coding sequence ATGAGAGTGTTTGTGGACAAGAAGAGGGAAGCTCAGGAAAAACTACAGAGGGTTTTAGAGGAAGAGAGGCACGACATACCCAAGTTAATCTCAAGTCTTAAAAAGCTCATGCAGGAAGACCCTTACTACCTTGAGTCTTACGTCTACCTTGCGGAAATCCTTGAAAACGAAGGGCACATAAAAGAGGCGGAAGAAATACTAATAGACGCCCTCAACAAAGCTATGGAACTCATTAAAGATGAAGATGGAAACCTTCCCGACAGGCTCGAGTGGAAGTACGAAACGAACAGACACATAATAAAGGCGATTTTGGAAGCTGGGATAATGTTCTGGGAAGTGGGAGACGTAGACAGGGCTCTTGAAGTCCTCAAAATGCTCTATAAACTGGACCCTGAAGATCCCGTAGGAGTTAGGTACTACATCCTAGCTATTCTTGAAGGCATGGGATTTGAAGAGTTTGAGCTTACCTTCGGAAAGAACGGAGGGTACGACACGGAGTCCTTGGAAAAGTGGTTCGAAAATCACAAAGAAAAGCTCGAAGAATTTATAGAGGATTAG
- a CDS encoding ArnT family glycosyltransferase: protein MKKFLLVLIPVLILYFYNLGYNAVWMPNESFYADSAKNMLKSGEFLTPVYNGEIRLNKPPMTYWIVSLGYKIFGVNELGLRFFHALLGVFTGVLTYLLARRITGSKNTALLSFLILSLSFIFIANARYASPEVPFTFFITLSLYLWYEYFTRKKEFLFWLALIASSLAVLTKGPAGFVLPAGVVFFYLLLRAPKELLKIKYYAGTLMVFLLSGWWFLYQYLVHREEFLEVFIKENVKRIYALQRDPFYFYALDINVSFLPYSFLFFFALFWALKEKRRELSFPLVWFSFIFLIFSIVKMKIPVYIMPAYPAMAIITADFLNSQSLKKVKNLSLIFLWTVLVLATLALSLYFKFSATLFPLIPLLLLPFFLKKYELLPAFGAFAFLFYLSSVILPYVEQFRPYREVGKEIRKLDPKNELRTYELGFFHHNLPFYADRVIIRRTKEVKKPAIVLARKGSFDCEPVRKWELYTSSESRFFKFMLDIKRKKRFEEFLLCVIK, encoded by the coding sequence ATGAAAAAATTCCTCTTAGTTTTAATTCCTGTCCTTATCCTTTACTTTTACAACCTCGGTTATAACGCGGTGTGGATGCCCAACGAGTCCTTTTACGCGGACAGTGCAAAGAACATGCTAAAGAGCGGGGAGTTTTTGACCCCAGTTTACAACGGAGAGATCAGACTGAACAAACCCCCTATGACCTATTGGATAGTTTCCTTAGGTTACAAGATTTTCGGTGTAAACGAGCTCGGACTCAGGTTCTTCCATGCCCTTCTAGGAGTTTTCACTGGAGTCCTCACGTACCTCCTCGCCAGAAGGATTACGGGAAGTAAGAACACCGCTCTCCTTTCCTTTTTAATTCTATCTCTTTCCTTTATCTTTATCGCAAACGCTCGTTATGCCTCCCCGGAAGTCCCCTTCACCTTCTTCATAACCCTTTCCCTTTACCTCTGGTACGAGTACTTCACGAGAAAGAAAGAATTTCTTTTTTGGCTTGCCTTAATTGCTTCTTCCTTGGCTGTTCTGACGAAAGGTCCAGCCGGATTTGTCCTTCCGGCAGGAGTGGTATTCTTTTACCTGCTCCTGAGAGCTCCGAAGGAACTTTTAAAGATTAAGTACTACGCCGGAACTCTTATGGTATTCCTTCTAAGCGGCTGGTGGTTTTTATACCAGTACCTCGTACACAGGGAGGAGTTCCTAGAAGTCTTTATAAAGGAAAACGTAAAGAGGATTTATGCACTCCAGAGGGATCCCTTTTACTTCTACGCCCTTGATATAAACGTCTCTTTTCTGCCATATTCCTTTTTGTTCTTCTTTGCCCTCTTCTGGGCTCTGAAAGAAAAAAGAAGGGAACTCTCTTTTCCCCTCGTCTGGTTTTCCTTTATATTCCTGATTTTCAGTATCGTAAAGATGAAGATACCTGTCTACATCATGCCCGCCTACCCGGCCATGGCTATAATTACAGCGGACTTTTTAAACTCCCAAAGCTTAAAGAAAGTAAAAAACCTTTCCCTTATCTTCCTATGGACCGTTCTCGTTCTTGCAACTTTGGCACTTTCCCTTTACTTTAAGTTTTCAGCAACTCTCTTTCCTTTGATACCCTTATTGCTCCTTCCGTTCTTCCTTAAAAAGTACGAACTCCTTCCCGCATTTGGGGCCTTTGCCTTCTTGTTTTACCTGTCGTCTGTGATACTCCCTTACGTTGAGCAGTTCAGACCCTACAGGGAAGTGGGAAAGGAGATAAGAAAGCTTGATCCAAAAAATGAACTGCGTACTTACGAACTTGGCTTTTTCCATCACAACCTGCCCTTTTACGCGGACAGGGTAATAATAAGGAGAACCAAGGAAGTGAAAAAGCCTGCAATAGTCCTTGCGAGGAAGGGAAGCTTCGATTGTGAGCCCGTGAGAAAGTGGGAGCTATACACGAGTTCCGAGTCCCGTTTTTTCAAGTTCATGCTTGATATAAAGAGAAAAAAGAGGTTTGAAGAGTTTTTGCTCTGCGTCATCAAGTAA
- a CDS encoding NIL domain-containing protein has translation MNMVRLQLIYPEEKVKEPVLCMVCKNFDVVVNIRRAQVSQDTGILLVEIDGEAEEIERAIDFIQKQGVEVQPIEGQIFTE, from the coding sequence ATGAACATGGTAAGGCTTCAATTAATATACCCTGAAGAAAAGGTCAAGGAGCCTGTACTTTGTATGGTTTGTAAAAACTTTGACGTTGTAGTAAACATAAGGAGGGCACAGGTTTCACAGGACACGGGAATTCTCCTTGTTGAAATTGACGGTGAAGCGGAAGAAATAGAAAGGGCTATAGATTTTATACAAAAACAGGGAGTGGAGGTTCAACCCATAGAAGGGCAAATATTCACCGAGTGA
- the gltX gene encoding glutamate--tRNA ligase: MSKVKTRFAPSPTGYLHLGNARTAIFSYLFARHNNGGFVLRIEDTDPERSKKEYEEMLIEDLKWLGIDWDEFYRQSERFDIYREYVNKLLESGHAYPCFCTPEELEKEREEARKKGIPYRYSGKCRHLTPEEVEKFKKEGKPFAIRFKVPENRTVVFEDLIKGHIAINTDDFGDFVIVRSDGSPTYNFVVVVDDALMGITHVIRGEDHIPNTPKQILIYEALGFPVPKFAHLPVILGEDRSKLSKRHGAVSVRAYREEGYMPEALFNYLCLLGWSPPEEGREIFSKEELIKIFDLKDVNDSPAVFNKEKLKWMNGVYIREVLPLDVLLERAIPFLEKAGYDTSDREYIKKVLEYTRDSFDTLSEMVDRLRPFFVDEFEIPEELWSFLDDEKAYQVLSAFLEKIREKKPETPQEVKKLAKEIQKALKVKPPQVWKPLRIALTGELEGVGIDILIAVLPKEKIEKRILRVLEKLS, translated from the coding sequence ATGAGTAAAGTGAAAACGAGGTTCGCACCCAGTCCAACCGGATACCTACACCTCGGAAACGCAAGAACAGCCATATTCAGTTATCTGTTTGCAAGGCACAACAACGGAGGTTTTGTACTTCGTATAGAGGACACCGATCCAGAGCGTTCAAAGAAAGAGTATGAAGAAATGCTGATAGAGGATTTAAAGTGGCTCGGTATAGATTGGGACGAATTCTACAGACAGTCCGAGAGGTTTGACATATACAGGGAGTACGTGAACAAGCTCCTTGAGAGCGGTCACGCTTACCCGTGTTTTTGCACGCCGGAAGAACTTGAAAAAGAAAGAGAAGAGGCTAGAAAGAAGGGAATTCCTTACAGGTATTCTGGAAAGTGCAGACACCTGACACCAGAAGAGGTGGAGAAGTTCAAGAAGGAGGGAAAACCCTTCGCCATAAGGTTTAAAGTTCCCGAAAACAGAACCGTGGTGTTTGAAGACCTAATAAAGGGTCACATAGCCATTAACACGGATGACTTCGGGGACTTTGTAATTGTCAGGAGCGATGGCTCACCCACTTACAACTTCGTCGTTGTTGTTGACGACGCCCTTATGGGAATTACCCACGTGATAAGAGGAGAGGACCACATACCCAACACTCCCAAGCAAATACTCATATACGAAGCTCTCGGGTTTCCCGTTCCCAAGTTCGCACACCTTCCCGTTATACTGGGAGAGGACAGGAGTAAACTCTCAAAGAGGCACGGAGCTGTTTCGGTAAGGGCTTACAGGGAAGAAGGCTATATGCCGGAAGCCCTCTTCAATTACCTCTGTCTCTTAGGGTGGTCCCCTCCAGAAGAGGGAAGGGAGATATTCTCAAAGGAAGAACTGATAAAGATTTTTGACCTCAAAGACGTAAACGACTCCCCGGCGGTCTTCAACAAGGAAAAACTAAAGTGGATGAACGGAGTGTACATAAGGGAGGTGCTTCCCTTAGACGTTCTCCTTGAAAGGGCTATTCCCTTCTTGGAAAAAGCGGGCTACGACACGAGCGACAGGGAGTATATAAAGAAAGTTCTCGAATACACGCGCGACTCCTTTGATACATTGAGCGAAATGGTAGACAGGCTCAGACCCTTCTTCGTGGACGAGTTTGAAATACCAGAAGAGCTCTGGAGCTTCCTAGACGACGAAAAGGCTTATCAGGTTCTCTCAGCTTTCTTGGAAAAAATCAGGGAGAAAAAACCCGAAACTCCCCAGGAAGTAAAGAAGCTCGCAAAGGAAATACAAAAAGCCCTGAAAGTAAAACCACCGCAGGTATGGAAACCCCTCAGGATAGCCCTCACGGGTGAACTCGAAGGTGTGGGCATAGACATACTCATAGCCGTTCTTCCTAAGGAAAAAATAGAAAAGAGGATACTGAGGGTTCTGGAAAAGCTCTCGTGA
- a CDS encoding ATP-binding cassette domain-containing protein encodes MIFLSFKKSFKNITIEGKFTFEKGFNVILGPSGAGKSTVIKVMCGIEKPDEGFMKCCDEVFFDTKKGVFLPPQKRRLGVVFQSHNLFPHMTVRENIEFALKKAKEPQFTVEELLEKFNLKGHENKYPGELSGGQRQRVAVIRAIVFNPRAVLMDEPFSSLDFKTKLSIMEFIKSVHIEKPVIIVTHDLFEALYLGQKFFLMDNGKKVKEGGKEVLKEYVDLEKIKKFLS; translated from the coding sequence GTGATTTTCCTCTCCTTTAAAAAATCTTTTAAGAACATAACTATTGAAGGAAAGTTTACCTTTGAGAAGGGATTTAACGTAATTTTAGGGCCTTCGGGAGCAGGAAAGAGTACCGTGATTAAGGTAATGTGCGGTATAGAAAAGCCCGATGAGGGCTTTATGAAGTGTTGCGATGAGGTTTTCTTTGATACGAAAAAGGGAGTATTTCTACCTCCTCAAAAAAGAAGGCTCGGTGTTGTTTTCCAGAGTCATAACCTCTTCCCCCACATGACCGTAAGGGAGAACATAGAGTTTGCCTTAAAGAAGGCAAAAGAACCTCAGTTTACAGTTGAAGAACTCCTTGAAAAGTTCAACTTAAAAGGACACGAAAATAAATACCCCGGCGAGCTTTCAGGTGGACAGAGGCAGAGAGTAGCCGTAATAAGGGCAATAGTTTTCAATCCGAGAGCCGTTTTAATGGATGAGCCCTTTTCTTCGCTTGATTTTAAAACAAAACTGAGCATTATGGAATTTATAAAGAGCGTTCACATAGAAAAGCCTGTAATTATAGTGACCCACGACCTATTTGAGGCTCTATACCTCGGACAGAAATTCTTTTTAATGGATAACGGAAAAAAGGTAAAGGAAGGCGGAAAGGAAGTATTAAAGGAGTACGTGGATTTAGAAAAAATAAAGAAGTTTTTAAGTTAG